In Candidatus Woesearchaeota archaeon, the following are encoded in one genomic region:
- a CDS encoding 30S ribosomal protein S9 has translation MKSIITTGKRKEAIARATLKNGTGKLKINNLDVTAFQPTIARLKLQEPLILAGANVDKIDISVTVQGGGFMGQTIAARLAIARALVEKFPKLKDTFLNYDRQLLVADVRRKEARKPNTQGNARAKRQKSYR, from the coding sequence ATGAAATCAATTATAACAACCGGAAAACGAAAAGAAGCAATTGCGCGAGCGACACTTAAGAATGGAACCGGTAAACTGAAGATTAATAACCTTGATGTAACTGCATTCCAACCAACAATTGCACGATTAAAATTACAAGAACCGCTAATTTTAGCAGGAGCAAATGTAGATAAAATTGATATTAGCGTTACTGTACAAGGTGGTGGATTTATGGGCCAAACTATTGCAGCACGACTTGCAATTGCACGCGCCCTAGTTGAAAAATTTCCTAAATTAAAAGACACATTCCTTAATTATGACAGACAACTTTTAGTTGCAGATGTTAGGCGTAAAGAAGCTCGAAAACCTAATACGCAAGGTAATGCGCGAGCAAAAAGACAAAAATCCTATCGTTAA
- a CDS encoding DNA-directed RNA polymerase subunit N, whose protein sequence is MIIPVRCMSCGKPIGHLWEEFKERVAKGEDRKKVLDELGLERYCCRAVFMGHVDLIDTAA, encoded by the coding sequence ATGATCATTCCAGTTCGATGCATGAGTTGCGGAAAACCAATTGGCCACCTTTGGGAAGAATTCAAAGAACGAGTAGCGAAAGGCGAAGACCGTAAAAAAGTACTTGATGAACTAGGTCTAGAGCGTTATTGTTGCCGGGCAGTATTTATGGGTCATGTTGACTTAATTGATACCGCAGCTG
- a CDS encoding DNA-directed RNA polymerase subunit D: protein MNISVLEQTDAKLRFTVQGVSAAYANTLRRLMIGEVPTLAIENLVINRNDSVLYDEIIAHRLGLIVLKTDLDSYTIKFDKDGNRVDGPHSQVAISLRVEGPKTVYAKELVSKDKSVTPIHPETPIVKLTEGQQLEIEAVATLGIGKEHSKWNPGLIWYYNEPIIKINNKHKDFATFKDNFPLQVFNAKGEIDAKQINTPELLDACSGVQDEIISITYNKDVFVFVVESFGALSAKEIVLRAMEVYEKQLKDFTAALK from the coding sequence ATGAATATCTCCGTGTTAGAACAAACCGATGCAAAGTTACGTTTTACAGTGCAGGGAGTATCAGCAGCATACGCAAATACTTTACGAAGACTCATGATTGGAGAAGTTCCAACCCTTGCGATTGAAAATCTTGTTATCAATCGAAATGATTCTGTCTTATACGACGAAATCATCGCACATCGTTTAGGATTAATAGTTTTAAAAACAGATCTGGACTCATACACAATCAAATTTGATAAGGACGGTAACCGAGTAGATGGTCCGCACAGTCAAGTAGCAATTAGTCTGCGCGTTGAAGGACCAAAAACAGTTTATGCAAAAGAATTGGTAAGTAAGGATAAAAGTGTAACTCCTATTCATCCAGAAACGCCGATTGTAAAATTAACTGAAGGACAACAACTCGAAATTGAAGCAGTAGCAACGCTTGGCATTGGTAAAGAACATAGCAAATGGAATCCAGGTCTTATCTGGTACTACAACGAACCAATCATCAAAATCAATAACAAACATAAAGACTTTGCAACCTTTAAAGATAACTTTCCCTTACAAGTATTTAACGCGAAAGGAGAAATTGATGCAAAGCAGATAAATACACCAGAACTCCTTGATGCATGCTCCGGTGTACAAGATGAAATCATATCCATTACCTATAACAAAGACGTATTTGTCTTTGTAGTTGAATCATTCGGCGCGCTAAGTGCAAAAGAAATAGTTTTGCGAGCAATGGAAGTATACGAAAAGCAGTTGAAAGATTTTACCGCAGCTCTTAAGTAA
- a CDS encoding 30S ribosomal protein S4 produces the protein MGDPRKIRKKYQTPSHPWIKSRIDDEKRLSRQFGTRNKKEIWKMDTVLKNFKTQAKKLIALNSDQAVIETQHLFRRVKELGLVNGEVTFDEILGLTIDDVMARRLQTILFKKDMSRSVKQARQFIVHEHVLVGDKKITSPSYLVTVAEESSISFAVSSPLISEDHPERASTERLAEQRAQKELLAKQAAEEAARKAEREAQEKAQGIEEVAPSEEDVKKAEEEALRKVTEETAVEEQPSEEEKSA, from the coding sequence ATGGGCGATCCAAGAAAAATCAGAAAAAAATACCAAACACCTAGTCATCCATGGATTAAAAGCCGAATTGATGATGAAAAAAGACTTTCAAGACAGTTTGGTACACGAAACAAAAAAGAAATTTGGAAAATGGATACTGTTCTTAAGAATTTTAAAACGCAAGCAAAAAAACTCATTGCACTTAATTCAGATCAAGCAGTTATTGAAACACAACACTTATTTCGACGCGTAAAAGAACTTGGTTTGGTAAATGGAGAAGTAACTTTTGATGAAATTCTTGGTTTAACTATTGATGATGTGATGGCTCGAAGATTACAGACAATTCTTTTCAAAAAAGACATGTCTCGAAGTGTGAAACAAGCGCGACAATTTATTGTACACGAACATGTTTTAGTAGGAGATAAAAAAATTACTTCGCCATCGTATTTAGTAACTGTTGCTGAAGAATCATCTATTTCATTTGCAGTCTCTTCACCGCTTATTAGCGAAGATCATCCAGAACGAGCAAGTACTGAACGTCTTGCTGAACAACGAGCACAAAAAGAACTCTTAGCAAAACAAGCTGCAGAAGAAGCAGCAAGAAAAGCTGAGCGAGAAGCTCAAGAAAAAGCGCAAGGTATTGAAGAAGTAGCTCCATCTGAAGAAGATGTAAAAAAAGCAGAAGAAGAAGCGCTTAGGAAAGTTACTGAAGAAACTGCAGTAGAAGAACAACCATCAGAGGAGGAGAAATCAGCATGA
- a CDS encoding HD domain-containing protein: protein MTPKQFTTICDQFFVPNIIRNHLLRVSAIALQITKYCNKELNKNLIRDATLLHDIGNIVKSNVHRLSAYEEKSEDFWAVKQKEIIEKYGRFDDEATANMLKEIDIPEQLRRLISTAKNDKVWDVVEGNDWNAKICLYADYRAGPASVLTLQERFDDLERRYKQKPPEFRLTDEEAKRVQDGFRALEKQLFEACDSSPDDISEESIQKFLLLALIPKK from the coding sequence ATGACTCCTAAGCAATTCACAACAATTTGCGATCAATTCTTCGTTCCTAACATCATTAGAAATCATTTGCTTAGAGTCAGCGCTATTGCGTTACAGATTACTAAATACTGTAATAAAGAACTCAATAAAAATCTTATTCGCGATGCAACACTTTTGCATGACATAGGAAACATCGTCAAATCTAATGTCCATCGTTTATCAGCTTATGAAGAAAAGAGTGAAGACTTCTGGGCAGTAAAGCAAAAAGAAATCATTGAGAAGTATGGTCGTTTTGATGATGAAGCAACGGCCAATATGCTTAAAGAAATTGATATTCCAGAACAGCTCAGAAGACTCATCAGCACGGCAAAAAATGATAAGGTCTGGGATGTCGTAGAGGGTAATGATTGGAATGCAAAAATTTGTTTGTACGCTGATTATCGTGCGGGACCGGCAAGTGTGTTAACGCTGCAAGAGCGTTTTGATGATTTAGAAAGACGGTATAAACAAAAGCCTCCCGAGTTTCGTTTAACTGATGAGGAAGCAAAACGTGTGCAAGATGGTTTTAGAGCCCTTGAAAAACAACTTTTTGAAGCGTGTGACAGCAGTCCAGACGATATCTCTGAAGAGTCTATTCAAAAATTCTTACTCCTGGCGTTAATTCCTAAAAAATAG
- a CDS encoding 50S ribosomal protein L18e, with translation MAKNKNEQMTALITALKTLAIQKESKLWKRIATDLEKATRARREVNVYKIDTFAKEGEIVIVPGKVLGSGALSKKITVAALSFSESAKDKILANKGEVLTITELMQKNPQGNKVRVMG, from the coding sequence ATGGCAAAGAACAAAAACGAGCAAATGACGGCGCTTATTACAGCTCTTAAAACACTCGCAATTCAAAAAGAAAGCAAACTTTGGAAACGAATTGCAACTGATTTAGAGAAAGCTACGCGAGCTCGACGAGAAGTAAATGTCTATAAAATAGATACGTTCGCAAAAGAAGGCGAAATAGTCATCGTGCCAGGAAAAGTACTTGGCTCGGGCGCTCTCTCTAAAAAAATCACTGTTGCTGCACTAAGTTTCTCAGAAAGTGCAAAAGATAAAATTCTTGCAAACAAAGGTGAAGTACTTACCATTACAGAATTAATGCAAAAGAACCCACAAGGAAATAAGGTTCGGGTTATGGGATAA
- the rplM gene encoding 50S ribosomal protein L13: MIVIDATNLILGRFATFAAKQALLGEDVRVINAEKAIISGSKAKSIEDAKVRRNRGTPAKGPFIPRVADRYVRRTIRGMLPHRQAKGAEAYKRVLCYVGKPEEFKDVTPVSLPHAEANKLPNLKFTTVEEVIKNL, from the coding sequence ATGATAGTAATAGATGCAACTAACTTGATACTTGGACGTTTTGCAACGTTTGCAGCAAAACAAGCACTTTTAGGAGAGGACGTTAGAGTAATCAATGCAGAAAAAGCAATCATCTCAGGATCAAAAGCAAAATCAATTGAAGATGCAAAGGTACGACGAAATAGAGGAACGCCGGCAAAAGGACCATTCATTCCTCGTGTTGCCGACAGATACGTTAGGCGTACCATTCGAGGCATGCTCCCTCACCGACAAGCAAAAGGAGCTGAAGCATACAAACGAGTACTTTGTTATGTAGGAAAGCCAGAAGAATTCAAAGACGTTACACCAGTTTCACTGCCCCATGCAGAAGCAAACAAACTTCCAAATCTTAAATTCACAACAGTTGAAGAAGTTATCAAAAACCTTTAG
- a CDS encoding HAD family phosphatase, with amino-acid sequence MKKAVIWDLDGTLVNSIPVHFKRHQKLFKEEYSINLTKKFFEEECNGSQELEFYHTIMKHYLGNVKQVNAAMKKNHLPKYKADLSKIKVFPNVKPLLKKLKKEGYYMAVASSSHITYVKTILRNNDIIDYFDVVVSSSEVKHSKPNPDIFLHAQKKLNIPKKECIIIEDAANGVIAARRAGIDCLCLLTSETRDEVPKSAIIVPRHKGLYRAIKKAQTTR; translated from the coding sequence ATGAAGAAAGCAGTAATTTGGGACTTGGATGGTACGCTTGTTAATTCTATTCCTGTGCATTTCAAACGACATCAGAAACTCTTTAAAGAAGAGTACAGCATTAACTTAACTAAAAAGTTTTTTGAAGAAGAGTGTAATGGTTCTCAAGAACTAGAATTCTATCATACTATTATGAAGCATTATTTGGGCAATGTTAAGCAAGTGAATGCAGCAATGAAAAAAAATCATCTTCCTAAGTATAAAGCCGACCTTTCTAAAATTAAAGTATTTCCTAACGTAAAACCACTTCTTAAAAAACTTAAAAAAGAAGGCTATTACATGGCTGTTGCTTCATCATCTCACATTACTTATGTAAAGACTATTCTAAGAAATAATGACATCATAGACTATTTTGATGTTGTTGTCTCAAGTAGCGAAGTGAAGCATTCAAAACCAAATCCAGACATATTTTTGCATGCACAAAAAAAACTAAACATTCCTAAAAAAGAGTGCATCATTATTGAAGATGCGGCCAATGGCGTAATTGCTGCTCGTCGCGCTGGTATTGATTGCCTTTGTCTCTTAACATCAGAAACGCGTGATGAAGTACCTAAGAGTGCAATCATTGTTCCAAGGCATAAAGGCTTATATCGCGCAATCAAAAAAGCACAAACAACACGATGA
- the rpsM gene encoding 30S ribosomal protein S13, with protein sequence MAEREKMKFSALEESKKDSSEFRHIVRVGNTDLKGEKVLYLSLQKIKGVGENFARAICVAAKINYMAKTGELNDKQVTALEQVIDAPAKAGIPTHYFNVQQDYETGETKHLFLSDLDFHKDQDIKRLRKIKSRRGLRHQWRLPLRGQRTQSNFRPNKGKATAVKKRAVTRK encoded by the coding sequence ATGGCAGAACGCGAGAAAATGAAATTTTCGGCGCTCGAAGAATCAAAAAAGGATTCTTCTGAGTTTAGACATATTGTACGTGTAGGTAATACCGATCTAAAAGGTGAGAAGGTACTCTATTTATCACTTCAAAAAATTAAAGGAGTCGGTGAAAACTTTGCAAGAGCAATTTGTGTTGCAGCAAAAATTAACTACATGGCCAAAACTGGCGAATTAAACGATAAACAAGTAACCGCCTTAGAACAAGTTATAGATGCGCCAGCAAAAGCAGGCATCCCAACTCACTATTTTAACGTTCAACAAGATTACGAAACAGGCGAGACCAAACACCTTTTCTTATCAGACCTTGACTTTCACAAAGACCAAGATATTAAACGACTACGTAAAATTAAATCACGACGAGGTCTTCGACATCAATGGAGATTACCGCTTCGAGGTCAACGAACACAATCAAACTTTAGACCTAACAAAGGTAAAGCTACTGCTGTAAAAAAACGAGCAGTAACAAGAAAATAA
- the leuS gene encoding leucine--tRNA ligase: MDFKAIEQKWQAKWEDKKVFEVKEDDNKDKFYVLEMFPYPSGSGLHMGHALNYTIGDIFARYKIMNSFNVLHPMGYDALGLPAENAAIKEDTHPEDYTNKSIQHYIKQQKALGLTYDWTRMVNTADPSFYKWDQWIFLKLFEKGLAYQKESAVNWCPKCDTVLANEQVHDGKCWRHEDTSVQVKQLRQWFFKTTAYAEELYDSIDALDWPERTKAMQKNWIGKSYGTEILFDINKEQWPIFTTRPDTLFGVTFMVVSAQHKKLQSLVTPEQQEEVNKFLKQVKSVSEKDLETMEKIGVFTGSYATNPATGEKVPVYAGNFVVADYGAGMVMAVPAHDQRDFEFAKKYNIPIKQVIQGEITETRAFTEYGKLMNSNQFNNLGTAEAKEKITAWLAEKNAGKQFLNFKLRDWGVSRQRYWGTPIPIIHCEKCGAVPVPESDLPITLPKDVTFGQGNPLATSKSFVNTTCPKCSAPAKRETDTMDTFVNSSWYFLRYTDPNNNNEIFDKDKVNYWTPVDMYIGGAEHACMHLIYFRFYTKFLRDLGLLNFDEPAKVLFHQGMLHGEDGNKMSKSRGNVVLPATVSEKYGIDTARLFLVSVAGPDKDIDWSTTGIEGSLRLVKKIDEFIANVKFGKSSPRVESIVNRTIVEVTEDIEKFRYNLAVIQLRTLFNSFESEIAKEDLEAFLKLLNPICPHITEEWWEKIGNKDLLSVAPWPKANENKINLSAEMIYSFDYQVMTDVEKVLKLANIEKPSKITLIISPAWKYLFFKELKKEIEKTRNGGELIKNMMSKDEFKPFGKDVTKIIPSALKDASKLPEVVLDANTEKNALEKNIEKIASKFNKCKVSILIAEESNHPKASQASPGKPAIVIE, encoded by the coding sequence ATGGACTTTAAAGCAATTGAACAAAAATGGCAAGCAAAATGGGAAGATAAAAAAGTCTTCGAAGTCAAAGAAGATGACAATAAAGACAAATTTTACGTATTAGAGATGTTTCCGTATCCTTCTGGTTCTGGCCTGCATATGGGTCATGCTTTAAACTATACTATTGGCGATATCTTTGCTCGTTACAAAATTATGAACAGCTTTAATGTCTTGCATCCGATGGGTTATGATGCTTTAGGTCTTCCTGCTGAGAATGCTGCAATTAAAGAAGATACTCATCCTGAAGACTACACAAACAAATCTATTCAACATTATATTAAACAACAAAAAGCGCTCGGCTTAACCTATGATTGGACTCGCATGGTAAATACTGCAGATCCCTCATTTTACAAATGGGATCAATGGATTTTCCTCAAACTTTTCGAAAAAGGTTTAGCTTATCAAAAAGAGTCAGCAGTAAATTGGTGCCCGAAATGCGATACCGTGCTTGCTAATGAACAAGTTCATGATGGTAAATGTTGGCGCCATGAAGACACATCTGTTCAAGTTAAACAACTTCGACAATGGTTCTTTAAAACGACCGCATACGCTGAAGAACTCTACGATAGTATCGATGCATTAGACTGGCCTGAACGAACAAAAGCCATGCAAAAGAATTGGATTGGCAAAAGTTATGGTACTGAAATCTTATTTGATATTAATAAAGAACAATGGCCCATCTTTACTACACGTCCAGATACATTATTTGGCGTGACCTTTATGGTGGTGTCAGCACAGCATAAAAAATTACAATCGCTTGTAACGCCAGAACAACAAGAGGAAGTTAACAAATTTCTTAAGCAAGTTAAATCCGTTTCTGAAAAAGATTTAGAAACTATGGAAAAAATTGGCGTCTTCACAGGTAGTTATGCAACTAATCCTGCAACAGGTGAGAAGGTTCCCGTTTACGCTGGTAACTTTGTTGTTGCTGATTATGGCGCTGGTATGGTAATGGCTGTTCCTGCTCATGATCAACGCGATTTTGAATTTGCAAAAAAATATAATATTCCAATTAAACAAGTTATACAAGGAGAAATTACAGAAACGCGAGCGTTTACTGAATATGGAAAATTAATGAACTCAAATCAATTTAACAATTTAGGAACTGCAGAGGCAAAAGAGAAAATAACCGCCTGGCTTGCAGAAAAAAACGCAGGAAAACAATTTCTTAATTTCAAACTTCGTGATTGGGGAGTTTCTCGACAACGATATTGGGGAACGCCTATTCCAATTATCCACTGCGAAAAATGTGGTGCAGTTCCTGTTCCTGAAAGTGACCTTCCAATAACACTTCCTAAAGATGTAACTTTTGGTCAAGGTAATCCTTTAGCTACCAGCAAATCATTTGTTAATACTACTTGTCCAAAATGTAGCGCGCCTGCAAAAAGAGAAACGGATACTATGGATACATTCGTAAACTCTTCATGGTATTTTCTTCGCTACACAGACCCTAATAACAATAACGAAATCTTTGATAAAGATAAAGTAAATTATTGGACTCCTGTTGACATGTATATTGGCGGTGCAGAACACGCCTGTATGCATCTGATTTATTTTCGATTTTATACTAAATTCTTGCGAGACTTAGGACTCCTTAATTTTGATGAACCTGCAAAAGTATTATTCCATCAAGGAATGTTGCATGGTGAAGATGGAAATAAGATGAGTAAGTCAAGAGGCAATGTTGTTTTACCTGCGACAGTTTCAGAAAAATATGGTATTGACACGGCAAGGTTGTTCCTTGTTTCTGTTGCCGGCCCTGATAAAGACATTGACTGGAGTACTACTGGTATTGAAGGCAGTCTTCGATTGGTAAAAAAAATTGATGAATTCATTGCGAACGTTAAGTTTGGAAAAAGTAGTCCTCGAGTTGAAAGTATTGTTAATCGAACAATTGTAGAAGTAACAGAAGACATTGAAAAATTCAGATATAACTTGGCAGTAATCCAACTAAGAACGTTGTTTAATTCATTTGAATCAGAAATTGCAAAAGAAGATTTAGAAGCATTCCTTAAATTGCTTAATCCTATTTGCCCTCATATTACTGAGGAATGGTGGGAGAAAATAGGAAACAAAGATTTACTCAGCGTAGCTCCCTGGCCAAAGGCTAATGAAAATAAAATAAATCTAAGTGCTGAGATGATTTACTCATTTGATTATCAAGTAATGACAGATGTTGAGAAAGTCTTAAAACTTGCCAATATAGAAAAGCCAAGTAAAATAACATTAATTATTAGTCCAGCCTGGAAATATTTATTTTTCAAAGAACTAAAAAAAGAAATTGAAAAAACTCGTAATGGTGGTGAGCTTATCAAAAACATGATGAGTAAAGATGAGTTTAAACCTTTTGGAAAAGATGTTACGAAAATTATTCCAAGCGCGCTCAAGGACGCGAGCAAATTGCCAGAAGTTGTTCTTGATGCAAATACGGAAAAAAATGCTTTAGAAAAAAATATAGAAAAAATTGCAAGCAAGTTTAATAAGTGTAAAGTTTCTATTCTGATTGCAGAAGAAAGCAATCATCCTAAAGCAAGTCAAGCATCACCAGGAAAGCCAGCAATAGTGATAGAATAA
- a CDS encoding 30S ribosomal protein S11 yields the protein MRHDPNIRWGIANIFASYNNTIIHITDVTGTETLALASGGQVVKSHRLESSPTAAMTAAKKAAEIAKEKGITGLHIKVRAPGGHNGPMNPGPGSQAAVRALSRMGLRIGFIEDVTPIPHGGCRKKGGRRGRRV from the coding sequence ATGAGACACGATCCAAATATCCGATGGGGAATAGCAAACATTTTTGCTTCATATAACAACACAATCATTCATATTACTGATGTAACCGGAACAGAAACACTGGCACTTGCAAGTGGTGGACAAGTTGTTAAAAGTCACCGACTAGAATCAAGTCCAACAGCAGCAATGACTGCAGCGAAAAAAGCAGCAGAAATAGCAAAAGAAAAAGGGATTACCGGTTTACACATCAAAGTGCGAGCTCCAGGAGGACATAATGGTCCAATGAATCCTGGTCCGGGAAGTCAAGCAGCAGTTCGAGCATTATCGCGAATGGGTCTGCGAATTGGCTTTATCGAAGATGTTACACCAATTCCACACGGCGGTTGTCGAAAAAAAGGTGGAAGACGTGGACGACGAGTATAA